The proteins below are encoded in one region of Rhododendron vialii isolate Sample 1 chromosome 7a, ASM3025357v1:
- the LOC131331924 gene encoding ABC transporter G family member 14-like, producing MPLHWLVPKPENSSSVSMAGLPNLSEPHNNLESHHRAVLTYPIQTNTQSILVASHSITLKFEEVVYKVKLEQKGFYFSGGASISKEKTILNGLSGMVCPGEILAMLGPSGSGKTTLLTAIGGRLTGKLSGKITYNGQPFSSSIKRRTGFVAQYDVLYPHLTVTETLRFTALLRLPNSLTKDEKVEHVERVIAELGLTRCRNSMIGGPLFRGISGGEKKRVSIGQEMLINPSLLLLDEPTSGLDSTTAQRILNTIKRLASGGRTVITTIHQPSSRLYHMFDKVVLLSEGCPIYYGPASTALEYFSSIGFSTPITINPADLLLDLANGIGPDYEHTIEQRDNTDQEKKAMRDILISAYDKNISTRLKAELCSLDVNNYNCARDASTRNTVKPEQWCTSWWHQFKVLLLRGLRERRFEAFNRLRIFQVISVAVLGGLLWWHTPPSHIEDRIAMLFFFSVFWGFYPLYNAVFTFPQERTMLIKERSSGMYRLSSYFLARTFGDLPLELALPTAFTIIIYFMGGLKPNPVTFILSLLVVLYSVLVAQSLGLAIGAILMDGKQATTLASVTTLVFLIAGGYYIQQIPPFIVWLKYLSYSYYCYKLLLGVQYNEDDVYECTQGVYCRVADFPAVKSVGLDNWWIDVSILALMLVSYRLVAYLALHRVQ from the exons ATGCCCCTCCACTGGCTTGTCCCAAAACCAGAAAATAGCAGCAGTGTTTCCATGGCAGGTTTGCCGAATTTGTCGGAACCCCATAACAATTTGGAGTCCCATCATAGAGCTGTCCTCACTTACCCTATTCAGACCAATACACAATCCATTCTAGTGGCCTCACACTCCATAACTTTAAAG TTTGAAGAGGTGGTTTACAAGGTTAAATTGGAGCAGAAAGGATTTTACTTTAGTGGAGGGGCATCGATCTCCAAAGAGAAGACTATACTAAATGGGTTGAGTGGCATGGTTTGTCCAGGGGAGATACTAGCGATGCTTGGCCCATCGGGGAGTGGAAAAACCACTCTCCTAACAGCAATTGGTGGCCGACTCACTGGCAAGCTATCTGGAAAGATCACATACAACGGTCAGCCATTTTCCAGTTCCATAAAACGAAGAACTGGATTCGTTGCACAATATGATGTCCTCTATCCACACCTCACTGTAACTGAGACTCTTCGATTCACTGCACTGCTAAGGCTACCCAATAGTTTGACCAAGGATGAGAAAGTTGAGCATGTGGAGCGAGTTATCGCCGAGTTGGGGCTAACTCGCTGCCGGAATAGCATGATAGGGGGGCCGCTTTTTAGAGGGATATCAGGCGGGGAGAAAAAGAGGGTGAGCATAGGCCAAGAAATGCTCATTAACCCAAGTTTATTATTGCTGGATGAACCCACCTCAGGTTTGGACTCGACCACGGCTCAGCGGATACTGAACACGATCAAAAGGCTGGCTAGTGGAGGTAGAACTGTAATCACAACAATTCACCAACCTTCAAGCCGACTCTACCATATGTTTGACAAGGTGGTATTGCTCTCTGAAGGCTGCCCCATTTACTATGGTCCTGCATCAACTGCTTTGGAATATTTCTCCTCAATTGGCTTTTCCACGCCCATTACAATCAATCCTGCCGATCTCTTGCTCGATCTTGCCAACG GAATTGGGCCTGATTACGAGCATACAATCGAGCAACGAGATAATACAGACCAAGAGAAGAAGGCAATGAGGGATATTCTCATCTCCGCTTATGACAAGAACATTTCTACAAGATTGAAAGCTGAATTGTGCAGTTTGGATGTCAATAACTATAATTGTGCGAGAGATGCATCCACGA GAAACACTGTAAAGCCAGAGCAATGGTGTACAAGCTGGTGGCATCAATTCAAGGTTCTTCTTCTGAGGGGGCTGAGGGAGCGAAGATTTGAAGCCTTCAACAGGCTAAGAATCTTCCAAGTCATAAGTGTTGCTGTACTTGGAGGACTCCTATGGTGGCACACTCCGCCTTCCCACATTGAGGATCGC ATTGCcatgcttttcttcttctctgtgTTCTGGGGCTTCTACCCTCTATATAATGCTGTTTTCACATTTCCCCAAGAAAGAACTATGCTAATCAAGGAACGTTCATCTGGAATGTACCGCCTCTCCTCCTACTTTTTAGCCAGAACTTTTGGGGACCTGCCCTTGGAGCTTGCACTTCCAACTGCATTTACCATCATCATCTATTTTATGGGTGGCCTCAAACCCAATCCTGTTACTTTCATCCTTTCCCTTCTTGTTGTCCTTTACAGTGTCCTTGTTGCACAAAGTCTTGGCTTAGCTATTGGTGCCATACTCATGGATGGAAAACAAGCCACTACTCTTGCCTCAGTTACAACCCTTGTCTTCCTTATTGCTGGGGGTTATTACATTCAACAAATTCCACCCTTCATAGTCTGGCTAAAGTACTTGAGCTACAGCTACTATTGTTACAAGCTCCTTCTTGGGGTTCAATATAACGAGGACGATGTTTATGAGTGCACACAAGGTGTCTATTGCCGGGTTGCAGATTTCCCTGCAGTCAAGTCAGTGGGTCTGGACAATTGGTGGATAGATGTATCTATATTGGCCCTGATGTTGGTAAGTTATCGACTTGTTGCCTATCTAGCCTTGCACCGGGTGCAGTGA